Below is a window of Streptomyces spongiicola DNA.
ACGGCGTCGTGGAGCGCGCGCGGGCCCTGGTGCGGGCGGCCGCGGCCCTGCGCGGCTGGCTGCTGGCACCGAGCGCGGAGGCGGACGAGGTCCACGACCCGTACGGGGGGCCCATCACCTTCTTCCGGTCCATCGGCGACGAGATCCACCAGGCGCTCGACCCGGTGCTGACGGCGCTGACGGGCGTCCCGGCCCGCCGCTGACGGCTCACGGCGCGGCGGGGCTGCGGGGCTCCCGGGGTCTGCGGGGGTCTGGCGGGACTCCGGGTCTGCGGGAACACGGGGGAACAGCGGGAACACGGGGCCCGGTCGTACCCGTACGAAGCCCCCGTCCTCCACCGCCGTACGGCCCGATGCCCAGGGAGCCGGCCCACGGGGACGGCCCGGCCGGAGACGGACGGGCGGTGCCGCCGAGGCGTGGCCCGGACGGCAGGGCGTCGGCGAGGCGTGGCCCGGACGGCCGAACGAGCCGGATCCGGGCCGCCGGGCACCGGGCGCCCGGGCCCACCCGGGCCTACATTGGAGGGGCCGTACACCCCCACGTGAGGCCGGGAGACCACGATGCCGGTCAGTACCCCCGCACCCGCCCGCACCCCGAACGCGCCCGCAGGCCTCCGCGATCTCGGGGTCCTGCGCCATCAGGACCCCGAGATCGCGGAGGTCGTGCTCGGTGAGACGGCCCGGCAGGCCGAAGGCCTCCAGCTGATCGCGGCGGAGAACTTCACCTCGCCCGCGGTCCTCGCGGCGCTGGGCTCCGCACTCGCCAACAAGTACGCCGAGGGCTACCCCGGCGCACGCCACCACGGCGGCTGCGAACTCGTCGACGCCGCCGAGCGGATCGCGATCGACCGGGCGACCGCCCTCTTCGGCGCCGACCACGCCAATGTGCAGCCCCACTCGGGCTCCTCGGCGGTCCTCGCGGCGTACGCGGCGCTGCTGCGGCCGGGGGACACCGTCCTCGCGATGGGCCTGGCCTTCGGGGGGCACCTCACACACGGCTCACCGGCCAACTTCTCCGGGCGCTGGTTCACCTTCGTCCCGTACGGGGTCGACGCCGAGTCGGGGCTGCTCGACTACGAGCACATCCTCAGGCTCGCCCGCGAGCACCGGCCGAAGGCCATCGTCTGCGGATCGATCTCCTATCCCCGGCACCCCGACTACGCCGTGTTCCGGGAGATCGCCGACGAGGTCGGGGCCTATCTGATCGCCGACGCCGCCCATCCGACGGGCCTGATCGCCGGCGGAGCGGCCCCCAGCCCGGTCCCCTACACGGACGTCGTGTGCGCCACGACGCACAAGGTGCTGCGCGGACCGCGGGGCGGGATGATCCTCTGCGGCAGCCATCTGGCGGAGCGGATCGACCGCGCGGTGTTCCCCTTCACCCAGGGCGGTGCCCAGATGCACACGATCGCCGCCAAGGCCGTCGCCTTCGGCGAGGCGGCGACCCCGGGGTTCGCCGGCTACGCGCACCATGTCGTCGCCAACGCCAGGGTCCTCGCGGAGGGGCTGGAGGCGGAGGGGTTCGCGGTCACCACGGGCGGCACGGACACCCATCTGATCACCGCGGACCCTGCGCCGCTGGGCGTGGACGGCCGTTCGGCGCGGGCACGGCTCGCCGCCGCCGGAATGGTGCTCGACACCTGCGCGCTGCCGTACGGGGACGGCCGGGGCATCCGCCTCGGGACGGCGGCGGTCACCACCCAGGGCATGGGCGAGGCGGAGATGGCGAGGATCGCCGTGCTCTTCACCACTGCGCTGGGCGCCGGCCCCGAGGAGATCCAAGGGGTGCGCGAGGAGGTAAGGGCTCTGGCCCGGAGGTTTCCGCCCTATTGAGGCCGGATTGGGGCCGGATCGGGGCCGGACCGCGGGTTGACCGAGGCCGGATCGAGGCCGGATCGAGGGCGGATGCGGGGGACCTGCAACCGTCCGGGCCGCTGGTATGTCCTCGACCATGTGGTCAACAAAGCTAGTGTGTGGGGCTGAGATGGCCAGCGATTCCTCTGGGGCAGCCCGTGCGTGATTACCTGCTGACGCTCTGTGTCACGGCTGCGGTGACCTACCTTCTGACCGGACCGGTGCGGAAGTTCGCCATCGCGACCGGGGCGATGCCCGAGATCCGGGCCCGTGACGTCCACCGCGAACCGACGCCGCGGCTCGGCGGCATCGCCATGTTCTTCGGGCTGTGCGCG
It encodes the following:
- a CDS encoding serine hydroxymethyltransferase produces the protein MPVSTPAPARTPNAPAGLRDLGVLRHQDPEIAEVVLGETARQAEGLQLIAAENFTSPAVLAALGSALANKYAEGYPGARHHGGCELVDAAERIAIDRATALFGADHANVQPHSGSSAVLAAYAALLRPGDTVLAMGLAFGGHLTHGSPANFSGRWFTFVPYGVDAESGLLDYEHILRLAREHRPKAIVCGSISYPRHPDYAVFREIADEVGAYLIADAAHPTGLIAGGAAPSPVPYTDVVCATTHKVLRGPRGGMILCGSHLAERIDRAVFPFTQGGAQMHTIAAKAVAFGEAATPGFAGYAHHVVANARVLAEGLEAEGFAVTTGGTDTHLITADPAPLGVDGRSARARLAAAGMVLDTCALPYGDGRGIRLGTAAVTTQGMGEAEMARIAVLFTTALGAGPEEIQGVREEVRALARRFPPY